The region CTTTCCCGTCCCGCTCTCCCCCGTGATCAGGACCGTGGAGTCGGTGTCGGCCACCTTCCGGACGAGGGCGAGGACCTCCTTCGTCGCGTCGCTCACGCCGATGAAGTGTTCCAGCCCCCCCCGCCCCCGGGCCAGGACACGGAGGTTCACGTTTTCCCTGCGAACGCTGGTGAGCTCGAGGGCCCGGTCGACGAGCTGGGCGACCTCGTCGATGTCGAACGGTTTCGTGATGTAGTGGAACGCGCCCATCTTCATCGCACGGACGGCGGATTCGACCGACGCGTGGCCCGTCATGAGGATCACCTCGGCCCCGGGCCGGACCTTCCTGGCGTGGGAGAGCACGGAGAGGCCGTCCGTCCCCGGCATCTTTAGGTCGGTGAGGATCACGTCGACGGGGTGCTGATCGATGTGCTGAAGGGCCTCCTCCCCGGTGCGGGCCACGTGGACCTGGAGGTCGGGGCGTTCGAACACGTGTCGCAAGAGGGCGAGCGTGACTTCCTCGTCCTCGGCGATCAGGAGGGATTTTTTCATCGGGTCCAGTGTACAGAATCGTCGTTCCCGGGTAAAGTTTCCGATCTCCTCCGTCGATAAGAGGGCCATGCGGCCATCGCGCCGGCGGCGGAACGGGGGGGCATTGAAGATTTCCGATCGGGGGAAGTGGGGCGCGCTGGTCGACGAGACGCGCCGTGCCGTCGACGCGCTCTCCGAGGGCCGCTCGCTGCGGATCGAGGAGATCCGGTCGGCGCTACGGGACGGGACGTATCGGGTCGACGGGAAACGGGTCGCCGAAAAGATGGTCTCCGACGCCGTCCGGGAGCTACGCGAACGCCCCCGCTGAGCGCCTCTTCCCGTTCCGCCCGATTTCCGTTGCCTGCCACCCGCCGTTGTCGTATCGTTTTCCCATGCGTTTGCGCATCGACGGCCTCGACGTTACCCTCGACCTGCCGGCGGGACCGACCTTCGGCGTCGTTCTCGCCGAGGCGGGGCGCAGGGTCGCCTTGGAGGGTCGGGTCGTCTCCCGGATCGTCGCGGACGGGCGGGAGATCTCGGCGCGGTTCGAGCGGGAGATGGCCGACCGGCCGGCCGGGGAGGTCGGCGCGGTGGAGATCACGACCACGACCCCCGACGCCCTGTTCCGGGAGGCCCTCGACGGCGCCATCGACCTGTCTCTCTCCATCCGGCGCGACGCCATGACGATCCTGTCTTCCCTGCGAGCGGGGGACCACGCGGCGACGGCTCCCCGGTACGCGGCCTGCATCGAGTCCCTCGGGACGTTCTTCCAGCTGGCCGGGGCGGTCTTCAACGCCACCGGGGCCGGCGTGTTCCCGCGCGCCGTTCGTCCCGGCAGCACGGGGGAGCTCCCGCCCCCCCCCATTGCTACGGCCGGGATCCTCCAGCGTCTGCTTCAGACGAAGAAGGGGAACGACTGGAACGCCGTGGCGGACATTCTCGAGCGGGAGGTCGTGCCCAACATCGACGGGTGGTCCG is a window of bacterium DNA encoding:
- a CDS encoding flagellar biosynthesis anti-sigma factor FlgM, which gives rise to MKISDRGKWGALVDETRRAVDALSEGRSLRIEEIRSALRDGTYRVDGKRVAEKMVSDAVRELRERPR